From the genome of Rhizobium binae, one region includes:
- a CDS encoding heme biosynthesis protein HemY translates to MIRLVVFALLVLLLAYGFSWFADRPGDLSLIWEGQIYQTKLIVAVSAIIALIAAVMIVWWFVRMIWTSPHSVTRYFRARKRDRGYQALSTGLIAAGTGNALLARKMAARSRGLIRADQEPLINLLEAQAALIEGRHDEARAKFEAMANDPETRELGLRGLYLEARRLGANEAARQYAEKAADNAPYLPWAAQATLEYRSQAGHWDDAIRLLEQQKAARVVEKAEANRLHAVLLTARAVEKLEGNPAGARDDALHALKLAVDFIPAALIAAKALFREGGLRKGASILEQAWKSRPHPEVGRAYVRARSGDSTLDRLKRAERLEALRPNNVESLLVVAQAALDAQEFAKARAKAEAAARIEPREAAFLLLADIEEVETGDQGRVRHWLAQALKAPRDPAWVADGFVSDKWLPVSPVTGRLDAFEWKAPFGQIDGPLEDGSAPAAIETALKTLPPLRDVRPESPVNDHRIIELERAATIAESVRPASAPAKPKSAEPVTGDKAQAPNEAKPFFGGLPDDPGVRDSRAEPEPKTRLRLF, encoded by the coding sequence ATGATCAGACTTGTCGTCTTCGCCCTGCTCGTATTGCTTCTCGCCTACGGCTTCTCCTGGTTCGCCGATCGTCCCGGCGATCTCTCGCTAATCTGGGAAGGTCAGATCTACCAGACGAAGCTGATCGTCGCAGTGAGCGCGATCATCGCCCTGATCGCAGCCGTGATGATCGTATGGTGGTTCGTTCGCATGATCTGGACCTCGCCGCATTCGGTGACGCGTTATTTCCGCGCCCGCAAGCGCGACCGCGGCTATCAGGCGCTGTCGACCGGCCTGATCGCCGCCGGCACCGGCAATGCGCTCCTTGCCCGCAAGATGGCGGCCCGCTCGCGCGGTCTCATCCGCGCCGATCAGGAGCCGCTGATCAACCTGCTCGAAGCCCAGGCCGCCCTGATCGAGGGCCGCCACGATGAGGCGCGCGCCAAGTTCGAGGCCATGGCCAACGATCCGGAAACGCGCGAGCTTGGCCTGCGCGGCCTCTATCTCGAAGCCCGCCGTCTCGGCGCCAACGAGGCCGCCCGCCAATATGCCGAAAAGGCCGCCGATAATGCGCCTTATCTGCCCTGGGCCGCCCAGGCAACGCTCGAATATCGCAGCCAGGCCGGCCACTGGGACGATGCGATCCGCCTTCTCGAACAGCAGAAGGCCGCCCGCGTCGTCGAGAAGGCCGAAGCCAACCGCCTGCATGCCGTGCTGCTGACGGCGCGCGCCGTCGAGAAGCTGGAAGGCAACCCGGCCGGCGCCCGTGACGACGCCCTGCACGCGCTGAAGCTCGCCGTCGATTTCATTCCGGCCGCCCTGATCGCCGCTAAGGCTCTTTTCAGAGAAGGCGGCCTGCGCAAAGGCGCTTCGATCCTCGAGCAGGCATGGAAATCCAGACCGCATCCCGAAGTCGGCCGCGCCTATGTCAGAGCCCGCAGCGGCGATTCCACGCTCGACCGGCTGAAGCGCGCCGAGCGGCTGGAGGCGTTGCGCCCGAACAATGTCGAATCCCTCCTCGTCGTCGCCCAGGCTGCGCTCGACGCGCAGGAATTCGCCAAGGCGCGGGCCAAGGCGGAAGCGGCGGCACGCATCGAGCCGCGTGAAGCCGCCTTTCTGCTGCTCGCCGACATCGAGGAGGTCGAGACCGGCGATCAGGGCCGCGTGCGCCATTGGCTGGCGCAGGCGCTGAAGGCTCCGCGCGATCCCGCCTGGGTGGCAGACGGCTTCGTCTCCGACAAATGGCTGCCGGTGTCGCCGGTCACCGGCCGTCTGGACGCGTTCGAATGGAAGGCACCTTTCGGTCAGATCGACGGTCCGCTCGAAGACGGTTCGGCGCCCGCCGCGATCGAAACAGCCCTGAAGACCCTGCCGCCGCTGCGTGACGTCAGGCCGGAAAGCCCGGTCAACGATCACCGCATCATCGAGTTGGAACGCGCCGCGACGATCGCCGAGTCCGTGCGCCCCGCGTCGGCGCCGGCAAAGCCGAAGTCTGCCGAACCGGTCACCGGCGATAAAGCGCAGGCACCGAACGAAGCAAAGCCTTTCTTTGGCGGACTGCCAGATGATCCCGGCGTTCGTGATTCCAGGGCGGAACCGGAACCCAAGACCCGGCTTCGCCTTTTCTGA
- a CDS encoding tellurite resistance TerB family protein: MFERFQAFFQKLTADQPRKGFAPDDPRIAVAALCMQVMEADGQIKASEKKRLRNLLKEQYALDAKQLDALMAAGLEAESSAVDYYRFTSDLKRHLNTEQRLELIGILWDIVYADGERSEMEDHVIWRIADLLGVSSRERIQKRQEAAARVTDVRVAQDDAD; encoded by the coding sequence ATGTTCGAACGCTTTCAGGCATTCTTTCAGAAGCTTACCGCCGATCAGCCCCGCAAGGGTTTCGCCCCGGATGATCCTCGCATTGCGGTGGCGGCGCTGTGCATGCAGGTCATGGAGGCCGACGGGCAGATCAAGGCCAGCGAGAAGAAGCGGCTGCGCAACCTGTTGAAGGAACAGTATGCGCTCGACGCCAAACAGCTCGACGCTCTGATGGCCGCCGGCCTCGAGGCCGAGAGTTCCGCGGTCGACTATTATCGCTTCACATCCGATCTGAAGCGCCACCTGAACACCGAGCAACGGCTGGAGCTGATCGGCATTCTCTGGGACATAGTCTATGCCGATGGCGAACGCAGCGAGATGGAAGATCATGTGATCTGGCGTATCGCCGATCTGCTGGGCGTTTCCTCACGCGAGCGCATCCAGAAACGGCAGGAGGCCGCCGCCAGGGTGACGGATGTCCGGGTTGCGCAAGATGATGCCGACTGA
- a CDS encoding glutamine amidotransferase, whose protein sequence is MSGLRKMMPTEQNPSRDRRPILIVLHQERSSPGRVGQLLVEKGYRLDIRRPVLGEPLPTTLENHAGAVVFGGPMSANDPDDFVKNEIDWIEIPLREKRPFLGICLGAQMLVRHLGGKVQPNADGSTEIGWYPLHPTEKGRLLMHWPKMVYHFHREGFELPHGADLLAEGDAYPNQAFRYDGNAWGLQFHAELTRVMMHRWVVHGAHRFILPNAQQGREHLEGRMLFDAPLRAWLTEFLDLVFEGKAAKAAHPITLPA, encoded by the coding sequence ATGTCCGGGTTGCGCAAGATGATGCCGACTGAGCAAAATCCGAGCCGCGACCGGCGTCCCATCCTCATCGTTCTCCATCAGGAGCGGTCGAGCCCCGGCCGGGTCGGCCAACTGCTTGTCGAAAAAGGCTATCGCCTCGATATCCGCCGCCCGGTTCTCGGCGAACCGCTTCCGACGACGCTCGAAAACCATGCCGGTGCCGTCGTCTTCGGCGGTCCGATGAGCGCCAACGATCCAGACGACTTCGTCAAGAACGAGATCGATTGGATCGAGATTCCGCTGCGAGAAAAACGTCCCTTTCTGGGTATCTGCCTCGGCGCCCAGATGCTGGTGCGTCATCTCGGCGGCAAAGTGCAGCCGAACGCCGACGGCTCGACGGAGATCGGCTGGTATCCGCTGCACCCGACCGAGAAGGGCCGGCTCTTAATGCACTGGCCGAAGATGGTCTATCATTTTCACCGCGAGGGCTTCGAGCTGCCGCATGGCGCCGATCTTCTGGCCGAAGGCGATGCCTATCCGAACCAGGCCTTCCGCTACGACGGCAACGCCTGGGGCCTGCAGTTCCATGCCGAGCTCACGAGGGTAATGATGCATCGCTGGGTCGTGCATGGCGCCCATCGCTTCATCCTGCCGAACGCCCAGCAGGGACGCGAACATCTCGAAGGCCGCATGCTGTTCGACGCGCCGCTGAGAGCCTGGCTGACCGAATTCCTCGATCTCGTCTTCGAGGGAAAAGCCGCGAAAGCGGCGCACCCAATCACGCTTCCGGCATAG
- a CDS encoding MFS transporter codes for MSFSATGDRFAAFRHSSYTRFFFARFLLSFSQQIVSVAVGWQMYDQTGKAIYLGLIGLVQFLPSLLLILVTGSVADRHNRRAIAALCSLVSALCTLALLIMTATDTFAPWPVFAVLLIFGIERAFMSPAVQSLAPNLVPEHALSNAIAWNSSSWQLAAITGPVIGGLLYGVSATTAYTVAVIFSILGAGLLFMIPKPEQKTVGEAKSWAMILGGFSFIRAEKVVLGAISLDLFAVLLGGATALLPIFARDILTLGPWGLGLLRAAPGLGAIVMAIFLAAYPLKHRAGLYMFIGVALFGLGTIIFGVSSNTEVSIAALAVMGAADMVSVYVRESLIALWTPDQLRGRVNAVNMVFVGASNELGEFRAGTMASIFGAVPAVVIGGIGTLVVAAIWASRFPKLRRIDSLDAPA; via the coding sequence ATGTCGTTCTCGGCCACCGGAGACCGTTTTGCCGCGTTCCGGCATTCGTCTTACACCCGCTTCTTCTTCGCCCGCTTTCTGCTCTCCTTCTCGCAGCAGATCGTCAGCGTCGCCGTCGGCTGGCAGATGTACGACCAGACGGGCAAGGCGATCTATCTCGGCCTCATTGGGCTCGTCCAGTTCCTGCCGTCGCTGCTGCTCATCCTCGTCACCGGCTCGGTGGCCGACCGGCACAATCGCCGGGCGATTGCAGCGCTGTGCTCGCTGGTGAGCGCGCTCTGCACGCTGGCGCTGCTGATCATGACGGCGACGGACACCTTCGCGCCCTGGCCGGTCTTTGCGGTGCTGCTGATCTTCGGCATCGAACGCGCCTTTATGTCGCCGGCAGTGCAGTCTCTCGCGCCCAATCTCGTGCCGGAGCATGCGCTTTCGAACGCGATCGCCTGGAATTCATCGTCCTGGCAGCTTGCTGCGATCACCGGGCCGGTGATCGGCGGCCTGCTCTATGGAGTCAGCGCGACGACCGCCTATACGGTGGCGGTGATCTTTTCCATTCTCGGCGCGGGCCTTCTCTTCATGATCCCAAAGCCGGAGCAGAAGACGGTGGGTGAGGCCAAGAGCTGGGCGATGATTCTCGGCGGCTTCAGTTTCATCCGCGCCGAAAAGGTGGTGCTCGGCGCGATTTCTCTCGATCTCTTTGCCGTGCTGCTCGGCGGCGCCACGGCGCTGCTGCCGATCTTCGCTCGTGATATTCTAACGCTCGGCCCCTGGGGCCTCGGACTGTTGCGCGCGGCGCCGGGGCTCGGCGCCATCGTCATGGCGATCTTCCTCGCCGCCTACCCGCTGAAGCACCGTGCCGGCCTCTACATGTTCATCGGCGTCGCCCTCTTCGGTCTGGGAACCATCATCTTCGGGGTCTCGAGCAACACCGAAGTCTCGATCGCCGCGCTGGCGGTGATGGGGGCGGCCGACATGGTGTCGGTCTATGTACGTGAGAGCCTGATTGCGCTCTGGACGCCGGACCAGCTGCGCGGCCGCGTCAATGCGGTCAACATGGTTTTCGTCGGCGCCTCGAATGAGCTCGGGGAATTCAGGGCCGGCACGATGGCCTCGATCTTCGGCGCGGTGCCGGCGGTCGTCATCGGCGGCATCGGTACCCTGGTCGTCGCAGCGATCTGGGCGTCCAGGTTCCCGAAACTGCGCAGGATCGACTCGCTCGACGCGCCGGCTTAG
- a CDS encoding YggT family protein — protein MFALFQTIDLVLNIYTWILIASAVFSWLYAFNVINSSNQFVNSVGMFLYNVTEPVLKPIRSRLPNLGGIDISPIILLVIIFFLRTFLWTTVYPLVS, from the coding sequence ATGTTTGCCTTGTTTCAAACCATTGATTTGGTTTTGAATATTTATACGTGGATCCTGATTGCCAGCGCCGTTTTCTCCTGGCTCTATGCGTTCAACGTCATCAATTCCAGCAATCAGTTCGTCAATTCGGTCGGCATGTTCCTTTATAATGTCACCGAGCCGGTGCTGAAACCGATCCGTAGTCGCCTGCCGAACCTCGGCGGCATCGACATTTCGCCGATCATCCTGCTGGTGATCATCTTCTTCCTGCGCACCTTCCTCTGGACCACCGTTTACCCGCTGGTCTCTTGA
- a CDS encoding DUF167 domain-containing protein, translated as MSPPWKLFADHLRLTVRLTPNGGRDAFDGIETDSEGETYLKARVTAVPEKGKANRALIALISKSVGIAKSSFSLVSGETARKKILRIEGDPEGLARKLEAFLK; from the coding sequence TTGAGCCCTCCCTGGAAGCTCTTCGCTGATCATCTGCGCCTCACTGTTCGGCTGACGCCGAATGGTGGGCGAGATGCGTTCGACGGCATTGAGACGGACAGCGAAGGCGAGACCTATCTGAAGGCGCGCGTCACCGCCGTTCCGGAAAAGGGAAAGGCCAATAGGGCGCTGATCGCGCTCATTTCCAAATCGGTCGGTATTGCCAAATCCAGCTTCAGCCTCGTTTCCGGCGAAACGGCGCGCAAAAAAATCCTCCGGATCGAGGGCGATCCGGAGGGTCTGGCAAGAAAGCTCGAAGCTTTCCTTAAGTGA
- the ppa gene encoding inorganic diphosphatase codes for MRIDAVSIGNNPPEDVNVIVEVPVGGHPIKYEMDKDAGTLVVDRFLYTPMTYPGNYGFVPHTLSEDGDPIDVLIASTRPLVPGCVINVRPIGVLKMEDNSGKDEKIIAVPSPKLTLRYEKVKDYTDLPEITLKQIEHFFEHYKDLEPGKWVKIFGWGDSKEAGQLIIEAVERAKKAKV; via the coding sequence ATGCGCATCGACGCCGTTTCCATCGGTAATAATCCCCCTGAAGACGTCAACGTTATTGTCGAGGTTCCGGTCGGCGGTCATCCGATCAAGTATGAAATGGACAAGGACGCCGGCACGCTGGTCGTCGATCGTTTCCTCTATACGCCGATGACCTATCCGGGCAATTACGGTTTCGTGCCGCACACCCTGTCCGAAGACGGCGACCCGATCGACGTGCTGATCGCCAGCACTCGCCCGCTGGTTCCGGGCTGCGTCATCAACGTGCGCCCGATCGGCGTCCTGAAGATGGAAGACAATTCGGGCAAGGACGAAAAGATCATCGCCGTGCCGTCGCCGAAGCTGACCCTGCGTTATGAGAAGGTGAAGGACTACACCGACCTTCCGGAGATCACGCTGAAGCAGATCGAGCACTTCTTCGAGCACTACAAGGATCTTGAGCCCGGCAAGTGGGTGAAGATCTTCGGCTGGGGCGACTCCAAGGAAGCCGGCCAGCTCATTATCGAAGCCGTTGAGCGCGCCAAGAAGGCGAAGGTTTGA
- a CDS encoding GNAT family N-acetyltransferase, whose amino-acid sequence MKTLSIDVRRAEPHDARAISETHRLAWQHTYAGIIPHRALTQMIERRGENWWRKATRGPATLLVLDVAGTVAGYATLGLNRARALPQEGEIYELYLRPEYQGIGLGRMLFGEARRLLRSLGCNGLVVWCLEENETASRFYRHHGGIDFCEGMENFDHKQLKKIGFIWN is encoded by the coding sequence ATGAAGACGTTGTCGATCGATGTCCGGCGGGCCGAACCGCACGATGCCCGAGCCATTTCGGAAACGCACAGGCTCGCCTGGCAGCACACCTATGCGGGGATTATTCCGCATCGCGCCCTGACGCAGATGATCGAGCGGCGCGGCGAAAACTGGTGGCGCAAGGCAACGCGCGGACCTGCGACATTGCTGGTCCTTGATGTCGCCGGCACGGTCGCCGGCTATGCGACCCTCGGCCTCAATCGCGCTCGCGCCCTGCCGCAGGAAGGCGAAATCTACGAGCTCTATCTTCGTCCCGAATATCAGGGCATCGGTCTCGGCAGGATGCTGTTCGGCGAGGCGCGCCGGCTGTTGAGGTCGCTCGGCTGCAACGGGCTGGTCGTCTGGTGCCTCGAGGAAAACGAGACCGCCAGCCGCTTCTACCGCCATCACGGCGGGATCGATTTCTGCGAGGGCATGGAAAATTTCGACCACAAGCAGTTGAAGAAGATCGGCTTCATCTGGAACTGA
- the typA gene encoding translational GTPase TypA: MALRNIAIIAHVDHGKTTLVDELLKQSGSFRENQRVMERVMDSNDIEKERGITILAKATSIEWKDTRINIVDTPGHADFGGEVERILSMVDGAIVLVDAAEGPMPQTKFVVGKALKVGLRPIVAINKIDRPDARADEVVNEVFDLFAALDATDEQLDFPILYGSGRAGWMNYDPAGPTDQGLAPLLDLVVKHVPEPKVEEGPFRMIGTILEANNFLGRIITGRIASGSIKPNQAVKVLGQDGKLIEQGRISKILAFRGIERQPIEEAHAGDIVAIAGLSKGTVADTFCDPSVTEALRAQPIDPPTVTMSFIVNDSPLAGTEGDKVTSRVIRDRLFKEAEGNVALKIEESADKDSFFVSGRGELQLAVLIENMRREGFELAVSRPRVVMHKDESGQLLEPIEEVLIDVDEEHSGVVVQKMSERKAEMVELRPSGGNRVRLVFYAPTRGLIGYQSELLTDTRGTAIMNRLFHSYQPYKGEIGGRVNGVLLANEAGEAVAYALFNLEDRGPMIIDAGEKVYMGMIIGIHTRDNDLEVNVLKGKKLTNIRAAGKDEAVKLTPPIRMTLERALSWIQEDELVEVTPKSIRLRKMYLDANDRKRFEKTKAAL; encoded by the coding sequence ATGGCACTTCGCAACATCGCGATCATCGCGCACGTTGACCATGGCAAGACCACTCTCGTTGACGAGCTTCTGAAACAGTCCGGCTCGTTCCGTGAGAACCAGCGCGTCATGGAACGCGTGATGGACTCCAACGACATCGAAAAAGAGCGCGGCATCACCATTCTCGCCAAGGCGACCTCGATCGAGTGGAAGGACACCCGCATCAACATCGTCGATACGCCCGGCCACGCCGACTTCGGCGGTGAAGTCGAGCGTATTCTGTCGATGGTGGACGGCGCGATCGTTCTCGTGGACGCGGCCGAAGGCCCGATGCCGCAGACCAAGTTCGTCGTCGGCAAGGCCCTCAAGGTCGGCCTTCGTCCGATCGTCGCCATCAACAAGATCGATCGTCCGGATGCCCGGGCCGACGAAGTGGTCAACGAAGTTTTCGACCTTTTCGCCGCGCTCGATGCCACCGACGAACAGCTCGATTTCCCGATCCTCTACGGTTCCGGCCGCGCAGGCTGGATGAACTACGATCCGGCAGGCCCGACCGATCAAGGCCTCGCACCGCTGCTCGACCTCGTCGTCAAGCACGTGCCCGAGCCGAAGGTCGAGGAAGGTCCGTTCCGGATGATCGGCACGATCCTCGAGGCCAACAACTTTCTCGGCCGCATCATCACCGGCCGTATCGCTTCCGGTTCGATCAAGCCGAACCAGGCGGTCAAGGTTCTCGGCCAGGACGGCAAGCTGATTGAGCAGGGCCGAATTTCCAAGATTCTCGCTTTTCGCGGCATCGAGCGTCAGCCGATCGAAGAGGCGCATGCGGGCGACATCGTCGCGATCGCCGGCCTTTCCAAGGGCACGGTCGCCGATACCTTCTGCGATCCGTCCGTGACGGAAGCCCTGAGGGCGCAGCCGATCGACCCGCCGACGGTCACCATGTCCTTCATCGTCAACGACTCGCCGCTTGCCGGCACCGAAGGCGACAAGGTCACCAGCCGCGTCATTCGCGACCGCCTGTTCAAGGAAGCCGAAGGCAACGTTGCGCTGAAGATCGAGGAAAGCGCCGACAAGGATAGTTTCTTCGTCTCCGGCCGCGGCGAACTTCAGCTTGCGGTTCTGATCGAAAACATGCGCCGCGAAGGCTTCGAGCTTGCCGTTTCGCGTCCGCGCGTCGTCATGCACAAGGACGAGAGCGGCCAGCTGCTGGAGCCAATCGAGGAAGTCCTCATCGACGTCGACGAAGAACATTCCGGAGTCGTCGTTCAGAAGATGTCGGAGCGCAAGGCTGAAATGGTCGAGCTTCGTCCGTCGGGCGGCAATCGCGTCCGCCTGGTTTTCTACGCGCCGACCCGCGGCCTGATCGGCTACCAATCGGAACTGCTGACGGATACGCGCGGCACGGCGATCATGAACCGCCTGTTCCACAGCTATCAGCCTTACAAGGGCGAGATCGGCGGCCGCGTCAACGGCGTGCTGCTCGCCAACGAAGCTGGTGAAGCGGTGGCCTATGCCCTGTTCAATCTGGAAGACCGCGGCCCGATGATCATCGATGCCGGCGAAAAGGTCTATATGGGTATGATCATCGGCATCCATACGCGCGACAACGACCTTGAGGTCAATGTGCTGAAGGGCAAGAAGCTGACCAACATCCGCGCCGCCGGCAAGGACGAGGCCGTCAAGCTCACCCCGCCGATCCGCATGACGCTGGAGCGCGCGCTCTCCTGGATCCAGGAGGACGAGCTGGTCGAGGTGACGCCGAAGTCCATTCGCCTGCGCAAGATGTATCTCGACGCCAACGACCGCAAGCGGTTCGAAAAGACCAAGGCGGCTCTCTGA
- a CDS encoding M3 family metallopeptidase — MPSPHDFNPALVNWDGLHGLPRFDALNDDDFAAAFEAALAEHEREIDEIAGNGDAPTFANTIVALEIAGEALSRVSSLFWNRAGAHTNDVIQALEREISPKMSRHYSKIGMNAALFARIDTLWENRESLGLTLEQMRVLERHWKGFVKSGAKLEKAEQEQLAAINEKLAGLATQFGQNVLADEKAWALMLSDGAELDGLPEFLRDAMAAAARERGEDGKYAVTLSRSIIEPFLTFSERRDLREQAFNAWVARGANGGETDNRGVIKETLALRHQVARLLGYGNFAKLKLDNTMAKTAEAVNGLLKAVWARAVKRAGEEEIDIAALIAEEGRNHEVMPWDWRHYAEKIRARKFDFSEAELKPYLQLENIIEACFDVAGRLFGIRAVEKKGVPAYHPDVRVFEIRDRDDRLVALFLGDYFARSSKRSGAWMSSLQSQHKLELKNGRHGELPIIYNVCNFAKPAEGKPALLSLDDARTLFHEFGHALHGMLSNVTYPSVSGTGVSRDFVELPSQLYEHWLTVPAILKHYAVHFETGEPMPQALLDKVLAARTFNAGFNTVEFTSSALVDMAFHTREAVEDPMAVQAEVLAEIGMPKSIVMRHATPHFQHIFSGGYSAGYYSYMWSEVLDADAFAAFEETGDAFNGEMAKKLKENIYSTGGSVDPEDAYKGFRGKLPRPDAMLVKKGLATFEELTGSDA; from the coding sequence ATGCCTTCTCCACATGATTTCAATCCGGCGCTCGTCAATTGGGACGGCCTTCATGGCCTGCCGCGGTTCGATGCCTTGAACGATGATGATTTCGCCGCCGCCTTCGAGGCCGCGCTTGCCGAGCATGAAAGGGAGATCGACGAGATCGCCGGAAACGGCGACGCGCCGACATTCGCGAATACGATCGTTGCGCTTGAAATCGCCGGCGAAGCGCTGTCGCGCGTCTCGTCGCTATTCTGGAACAGAGCGGGAGCCCATACCAACGACGTGATTCAGGCGCTGGAGCGGGAGATCTCGCCGAAAATGTCGCGCCATTATTCGAAGATCGGGATGAACGCCGCGCTCTTTGCCCGTATCGATACGCTTTGGGAAAACCGCGAGAGCCTCGGACTGACGCTCGAACAGATGCGCGTGCTGGAACGCCATTGGAAAGGCTTCGTCAAGTCGGGCGCCAAGCTTGAGAAGGCCGAGCAGGAGCAGCTTGCCGCGATCAACGAGAAGCTCGCCGGTCTCGCCACGCAGTTCGGCCAGAACGTGCTGGCCGACGAGAAGGCCTGGGCGCTCATGCTTTCGGACGGCGCCGAACTCGACGGACTTCCCGAATTCCTGCGCGACGCGATGGCGGCGGCGGCGCGCGAGCGGGGCGAGGACGGCAAGTATGCCGTGACGCTGTCGCGCTCGATCATCGAGCCGTTCCTGACCTTCTCGGAGCGCCGGGACCTGCGCGAACAGGCCTTCAACGCATGGGTGGCGCGCGGCGCCAACGGCGGGGAAACAGATAACCGCGGCGTCATCAAGGAAACGCTCGCCCTGCGCCACCAGGTGGCGAGGCTGCTCGGCTACGGGAATTTCGCCAAGCTGAAGCTCGACAACACCATGGCGAAGACGGCGGAAGCGGTGAACGGCCTGCTGAAAGCGGTCTGGGCGCGGGCGGTGAAGCGCGCCGGCGAAGAGGAGATCGACATTGCGGCGCTGATCGCCGAAGAGGGCCGGAACCACGAGGTCATGCCCTGGGACTGGCGCCACTACGCCGAGAAGATCCGGGCGCGGAAATTCGATTTCTCCGAGGCTGAACTGAAGCCCTATCTGCAGCTCGAGAACATCATCGAGGCCTGCTTCGACGTCGCCGGACGGCTGTTCGGCATCCGTGCGGTCGAAAAGAAGGGCGTGCCGGCCTACCATCCCGATGTCAGGGTTTTCGAAATCAGGGACCGCGACGACAGGCTGGTCGCCCTGTTCCTCGGCGACTATTTCGCCCGGAGTTCGAAGCGATCAGGCGCCTGGATGAGCTCGCTGCAATCGCAGCACAAGCTGGAACTGAAGAATGGCCGCCACGGCGAATTGCCGATCATCTACAATGTCTGCAACTTCGCCAAACCGGCCGAGGGCAAGCCGGCGCTGCTGTCGCTCGACGATGCCCGCACGCTGTTCCACGAATTCGGGCATGCGCTGCACGGCATGCTTTCCAACGTCACCTATCCTTCCGTGTCGGGCACCGGCGTCTCGCGCGATTTCGTCGAATTGCCGTCGCAGCTCTACGAGCACTGGCTGACGGTGCCCGCCATCCTGAAGCACTATGCCGTGCATTTCGAAACCGGTGAGCCGATGCCGCAGGCGCTGCTCGACAAGGTGCTGGCGGCCCGCACCTTCAATGCCGGCTTCAACACCGTCGAGTTCACCTCGTCGGCGCTGGTCGACATGGCGTTTCACACGCGCGAGGCTGTCGAAGACCCGATGGCGGTGCAGGCCGAGGTGCTGGCCGAGATCGGCATGCCGAAATCGATCGTCATGCGCCACGCCACGCCGCACTTCCAGCACATCTTCTCCGGCGGCTATTCGGCCGGCTATTATTCCTACATGTGGTCCGAGGTGCTCGACGCCGACGCCTTTGCCGCCTTCGAGGAGACGGGCGACGCCTTCAACGGCGAGATGGCGAAAAAGCTCAAGGAAAACATCTATTCCACCGGCGGCTCGGTCGATCCGGAGGATGCCTATAAGGGCTTCCGCGGCAAGCTGCCGAGGCCGGATGCGATGCTCGTCAAGAAGGGGCTTGCGACCTTCGAGGAATTGACAGGCAGCGACGCTTAA
- a CDS encoding LysE family translocator — protein MTQSLLFGAFLAALFYVLIPGPAFLQLLGIGAGQGRKAGAFFMMGHLVGDLIWSSLALIAIVGAKTIGTFVFDLLGLACGFYLAWIGWSAVNTKPKADGQALVMVERPFRRGLIFGVTNPKGYPVALATFTALVAGSAGALDFEALPVLLGVSLVGFVTADIILIGIIGAGAVRRFYRAYERLIVRCSGVLFMGFAAQALWHATPGLFGWRKA, from the coding sequence ATGACGCAGTCCCTGCTGTTCGGCGCCTTCCTGGCGGCGCTTTTCTATGTGCTCATTCCCGGACCCGCCTTCCTGCAACTGCTCGGCATCGGCGCCGGGCAGGGGCGCAAGGCCGGGGCCTTCTTCATGATGGGGCATCTGGTCGGGGATCTGATCTGGTCGTCGTTGGCGCTGATCGCGATCGTCGGCGCGAAGACGATCGGGACTTTCGTCTTCGATCTGCTCGGCCTCGCCTGCGGCTTCTATCTCGCCTGGATCGGCTGGAGCGCCGTCAATACCAAGCCGAAAGCGGATGGGCAGGCGCTTGTCATGGTCGAGCGTCCGTTCCGGCGTGGCCTGATCTTCGGCGTCACCAATCCGAAGGGTTATCCGGTGGCGCTTGCCACCTTCACCGCCCTGGTTGCAGGATCTGCCGGCGCGCTCGATTTCGAGGCGCTGCCGGTGCTTCTCGGCGTGTCCTTGGTCGGTTTCGTGACGGCCGACATCATCCTGATCGGCATTATCGGCGCAGGCGCGGTGCGACGCTTCTATCGCGCCTATGAACGGCTGATCGTGCGCTGTTCCGGCGTCCTCTTCATGGGCTTTGCCGCCCAGGCGCTGTGGCACGCGACGCCCGGCCTTTTCGGCTGGCGCAAGGCGTGA